GCCTCACGACCGACTGAAGATTGCCAGCGTCAGGCAGCGACTGGATGCCGCTGAGCGCTACTTCAACGCCACTGCCCGTAACTTTTCGGTGATCACTGAAAAGTTAATTGAAGCTGAACCCCTGGCTACCAATCTTAGAAGGCTGATGTATCACCGGCGCGGTCCAGAGCTTTCGCATCAGGCGTTGGAGGAGGTAATGGCGACCTTCAACGAATGGCCGCCTATGACCGTTGCAGATCTGCTCTACGTGGTTGGTGAGGGGAAAGCCTGGCGCTTGTTAGGCCTTGGGGTGGTGGGCATTGACCTTGATAGGTCAATTGACACTGACTCCCCGGTCTTCCTGCAAGGGGGGCACCGTCATGCAAACCTTTTCCCTTAGGGTGAAATTGGTCGTCATCGTTCGTGGCGTACTGATGGTGCTTGAGAAGAGGCTTATTGACCGGAAGCTGCTCTTTTTCGATGAGCTTGGTGAGCCCACGAAGCTATCCGAGAAGGAGTTCTATGAGGCCTACGAGAAGCGCGAGATCGAGATCTCCGCTGATCAGCCATACCTTGGGAGGGTTCCGTATGTGCGGAACGTCCCTCCAGATATTTCATGCTTCCCCAAAAAACATGGAGATGAGGCATTGCGTCGACGCAAGTATCTGGACGACCTAACTAAGCGCGGTAAATACAAGCTACCGGGTGACGAAGACATGATCAAGAAGCTTAGAGATATCGCCAAAAAGATTGGGGATGCGTGCGCACCCTCGGTTTCCACTATTCGACGTTGGGCAGCCAAATACATTGGCCAGAACGTAGTAAAGCTTATCCCTCAGCATGCCAAAAAGGGTCGGGCTGCCGCGATACAGGGAGAGCTCGAAGTTATTCTTGAAGGGGTGATTAATAAAACCTACCTGCAGG
This window of the Pseudomonas mosselii genome carries:
- a CDS encoding TnsA endonuclease N-terminal domain-containing protein, coding for MTVRKVVTRRSNHYRGYFPSLKNKKPVPWESQLEGALFRLLELSPAVIGYVPQPSEERVPSLQGYFKYYPDVQVFLADGREWWFEVKPHDRLKIASVRQRLDAAERYFNATARNFSVITEKLIEAEPLATNLRRLMYHRRGPELSHQALEEVMATFNEWPPMTVADLLYVVGEGKAWRLLGLGVVGIDLDRSIDTDSPVFLQGGHRHANLFP